The window TTCCGAATTTTTCCATTTCGCCAAACTGGCTGAAAGGCCTTTTTACCGTGCGTCCAATGCAAGATTACCGCATGAAACAGTCGGGGGTTCGAAACGGAATTTCCCTGGTCCGTTTAGGTCTCAGAGTTACACTCATCTCTATAAAGTTGCTCGACCAACACCCGCCCTAGAGGTCTGTAGATAATACTACACTATCCATTTTCATGCACGGGGGCGAGCAAGCCCTTGATCATGAGGGTTTAGGGAATGATCCGCTTTTGCAAGCCATGATACAAACGGGCGCCGGTTTCATAGAACCATTCCCAGAATTTTCGCAAGAAGATGGGTTTCGGTTCGGTAACCGGTAAGGGCATGACGGCATCGGAATCTTTCTGGACAACCTCGGCCAGGATTTTCCCGAATATGGTCCCAGGACCGATTCCCCGCCCATTGTAGCTCATCACCATGACAAAATCAGGCCCCAGCCGATAGTATCTCGGCATGTGATTCCTGGTCATGGCAATCACTCCATGCCAGGCATAGTCGAATCGGACGGGACCGATCTGTGGGAAGACGGTTCGTAGCATCCGTCTGGCCCAATTTTCATGAAGCCCATAGGCAAACCCATCTACCGTTCCCACACTTCCGACAACAAGTCTTCCGGTTCGATCCAGCCGCATGGAAGAAAGCACTGTATTCGTGTCCCAGATGCCGTTGCGATCGGGTAGAACGGTTTTCAGAACGGTTTCGTCGAGCGGCTGGGTAGCGAACTGGAAATAATTGAACGGGATGAAAACGTGTTTGAATTCCGGCTTGACCCGATCGATATAGGCATTGGTCGCCATGATAACGGCTCGGGCCTGAAGGGTTCCGGCAGGCGTCTGAAGATGCCATTTCCCCTGGTTTCGAGAAATCCCGATAACGGGCGACTCGATATAGAGTTTCGCCCCCTCTTGGACGGCCGCTCGTGCGAGCCCGTGGACATAGGCCAATGGCTGAACGGTTCCGGCTCGCAAGTCCAGAAGTGCGCCGTGATAGGCTTTGGAGCCGATTCGGGAGGTGGCATCCTCCCTGCTGAGTAATTTGACCGGGGCCCCTCGTTTTCCCCACTGCGCTTCCCGTTCCCGAAGATAGCGGTATCCGGCCGGAGAATGGGCACAATGAAGGGTCCCATTCCGCAACGCTTCACACTCAATGGCATAACGCTCGATCAAGCGGAACACCAGATCGGGTGATCCGCCCAGCGTTGTATTCAGACGCTCACCGTAATCCGGCCCCAACGCTTTGACCACATCATCGGGCAACACCCAGAGACCTGCATTTACCAATCCGACATTTCTTCCGGATCCACCGTAGCCAATCCGCCTGGCTTCCAGAAGGGTCACCTGGACACCGGCTTCGGCAAGATGCAAGGCAGCCGAAACACCCGTAAATCCGCCCCCAATGACGGCAACGTCACAACTGGCCTGCCCTTGCAAGGGTTGAAGGTTTGGAAGAGGCGGTGCGGTTTCAGCCCACAACCCCAATTCCCTGAGTCGATCGTTCATCGTGTTTCTCCTGAATCGCACGTTTTTGACAGCGGCCGTCGTCAGCGATCCTGCAGTAGGTTCGCTGCCGACGGCTCACTGATCTCACTATCCAATCGTGATGGCCTGGCAAAAAGTCAGTGAGTCTCCACCGATCCGCAGGGGAGCTGGCACACCTTTTTGGCTGAATCGGAAAAACTCGGCCGTCCGCCCGTACGGGCTTTTGCACTTTTGCACTTTCGCACGATGCATCTCGACCTTTCCAAATAAGGCAGTCCGACTCTTTGCGAGTCCATCATATATAGACGACCTATCATTTCTTTAAGTTCTTGGCATATTCTGCGGCAGCCATCGTCACGAAAGGCGGCGCTTTGCTCTCGCCCCGTGCATCAAAGGCATACAACGGATTGCCCACACCTTCCACCTGAACGGTTTTCATGAGCTTGATGAAGCTTTTTCGATCGGTTGCACCCTTTTCGATGACGGCGACGACCACCTTCACGGCATCATATCCGTAAATGGCTGCCAGCGGCGGGAAACCGGAGTACTTTTTATTCCATTCCTCCTTCAGGGCTTTTGCCGCCGGTTTTTCGATATCGATGGTCGGGGAGAGCTGGATATATACATCCTTCACATCTCCGGCCAGCTCGAAAAACTTCGGTTCAGTCATGGCATCCGGAACATAGATCGGAACATCCCAACCCATCTGTCGTGTCTGTTTGACCAGCATTCCAGCCTCGTTGTAGGTGACAAACAGGACCAGCATTCCGGGATTGGCCGCCTTGGACTTCATCAAGACAGCATTGAAGTCCAGATCCTGCCCCGGGGTGATCACGCTTTCTTCCACGATTCCGATCCCCAGTTCCTTGGCAGATGTCCGGAAATACTTGAGCAGTTGCTGGCCGTAGTCCTGGTTTTCACTGATGACGGCCACACTGGATTTCTTGAAGGTGTCTTTGATCTGCTCTGCCATGTATTTTGCAATGGCGCCGGTGGTGTAAGTCAAACGCAGAAGATTATCGAATCCTTGTTCCGTGATCGTATTGGCGTTGGAATAGGTGATGATATTCGCTACGCCGCCACGGGCATAAACCGGGGTAGCAGCCAGCGCGCAGGAGCTCATCGTCGGCCCAAGAGCGACCAGAAAATCCCCAGCAGCCACTTTCTTCGCGATATTGGCCGACTCTTTGGGATCTCCCCTGTCGTCGAAGAATTCCAGGCTCAGCTTGTAGCCCTTCAACGGGCCTGCCTGAATTCCGCCGTTTCGGTTGATTTCCTCGACCGCAATTTCCTGGCCCCGCCGGTCGCCCATGCCGTAATCTCCGTATTTCCCGGTGCATGCATCATAGCCTGCGATCCGGATGATCTTTTTTGTGGCATCAATTCCGTCTTTGGCGTAACCGGTAAAGGCCATCCCCAGCATCAAGACTACAGCCAACAAGATTTTTCCCCACTTCTGTTTCATGTTCGCCTCCCTTTCTGCATTCAATGTTCACCGAGATAGCATTTCCGAACCTGATCGGAATGCATCAATTCACAGGATTGTCCTTCCAGAACGATCCTGCCCAATTCCATCACGCAGGCACGCTGGGTAATGGTCAGCGCCTTCTTGACATTTTGCTCAATCAATAAAATGGCAATTCCTTCCTGATGCAGGCGAGAAATGACCCTCATGATCTCATTGACCAGAAAGGGCGCCAATCCCATGGACGGCTCATCGAGGAGCAACAAGCGCGGCTGTGCCATCAAGCCGCGCGCAATGGCAAGCATCTGCTGTTCCCCGCCGCTCAACGTTCCGGCCAGCTGATTGGATCGTTCTCCCAAAATAGGGAACAGTTCGTAATACTTTTCGATATCGCGTTTGATTCCGGCCTTGTCTTTTCTCAGAAAGGCGCCCATTTCCAAATTGGTTTGAACAGTGGCCTTGGCAAACACCCGTCGTCCTTCAGGGACATGCGCGATGCCTGCCCGAACGATCTTTTCCGGCGGCAAACGGGTGATCGGCTTGCCTTCGAAACGGATTTCCCCCTGACTCGGTCGGATCACCCCCGAAATGGTTTTCAGGAGTGTTGTTTTCCCGGCCCCGTTTGCACCGATGATAGCCACCATTTCTCCGGCATCGACACCAAAGGAAACGTCTCGGAGTACGTTGATCTTGCCGTATCCGGAATGCAGGTCTTTCACTTCAAGCATGCGAGATCGTCCTCTTCACCAAGATATATCCGCTGTACGGCTTCGTCCGCCTGAATCTCAGCCGGCGTCCCTTCCCGAAACTTGGTCCCGGCATCGAGTACGACAATCCGTTGCGCCAGGGACATGATGAATCGCATGTTGTGCTCAATGATGAATATCGTATAGCCTTGAGATTGTAATTGGACGACGAATTCGGCCAGAATATCCATTTCCACGGGATTCATCCCCGCGCATGGCTCATCGAGCAACAACAGGATCGGATCCGATGCAAGCGCTCTGCAGATCTCGATCAGTCGTTGTTCGCCATAGGGAAGATTCTTCACGAGTTCCTTGCTGCGGTGGGCCAAACCCACCATTTCGAGAATTTCCATACCCCTTTGGGCGGCTTCCTTTTCCCTTCGTGCTGCGACAAAAGGACGTAGGTACACATCCAGCAGAGAATTCGAAATGCGACAATGCCGACCGATCAGAATATTGTCCAACACCGAAATATTCGAAAACACGCGCAGATTCTGGAATGTTCTGGAGATGCCTTTTTTGGTCACCACATGGGTCGGCAGGCCGCCAATAGACTCGTCACGGAAGACAATCGATCCGGAATCGGGTGCATAAATTCCGGTTAACAGATTGACAAACGTGGATTTTCCCGATCCGTTGGGTCCAATCATCCCGAGAATTTCACCTGGCTGAATCTCGAGCGAAACATCATTGACGGCATAGACACCGCCGAAACGCTTGCGGACCTGCATCGTTTTCAGAAGACTCATGCGGAAAAACCACCTCCTTCACGTCTGACGACTTCACAAAAAGGCCGGATGTCCCGCGTTCCGCGGGATCGTGCTGCGTCCCTCGTCGCTGCGGCGTACGTATAAGTACGCCTTACAGACGGGATTTGCACTCCTTGTCTGCGTCCTTTTTCCGAAACCGTTCATATGCAGAACTCTTTGCATCTGTGACTTTTAATTCCCTCAAGGAGCATCTTCGAGCTTGCCTGTTTTTGATCGGTCCGGATGGTTTTCCACCTTTATAGAAAACCAACTGGAACAAGAGATTAGCCCTTGAAGGCCGATGTTCCGAAAACTCCCTGAGGCCGGAAGAGCAAAAGCAGGATCATCATGGCGCCGATGATCAACATCCGATATTCCGCAAACGGACGGAAGAATTCGGTTGCCAGCGTCATCACGATCACACCAATCAGCGGCGCCCACAGTCTGCCCATGCCGCCCACGATGACCATGATGATCATCAAGCACGATTCCTCGATTCGGAAATTGGATGGAGTCACTGTGGTTTGATACACGGCTAGTAAGCTTCCGGCCAATCCCGCGTACAGAGAACCGATGGAAAAGGCCAGAACCATGTACATTGGCGTATTGATTCCCATGGCTTGCGCGGCCAATTCGTCTTCCCGAATGGCAATCAGCGCCCGACCGCATTTGGTTCGGACCAGAAGAGAGAGTGTAACGTATGTGAAGAACAGTAGACCCAACGCCAGATAATAGAAATCCATCTCCGTGGTGAGTGCATATCCGAAGATTTTTGGAATAGGAATCCCGACAATCCCCATGGCACCGCCGGTAAACGGTATCCAGGCTTGGGCAACGAGACGAAAAATTTCGCCGAAGGCAATGGTGAGCAAACAAAAATAATCCCCTCGGATATTGCGGATGGGAAACCCCAGGATCAAGGCAACCCCAAGGGTGATCAGGCCGGAAATGGCAAGGGCCGGCAGGAATCCGAAACCGTGACGGGTCATGAGGATGGCTGTCGTGTAGGCGCCGATCCCATAGAACGCGGCATGCCCCAGGGACAACAATCCCGTATAGCCCAGGATCAAATTGAGGCCCATGCAGCAGATGCCAAAAATCGCCATGAAGTTGATAAGCCCGAGGATATAATTGTCAGTCATCCACTGAGGAAGGGAGATCGCCAGACACACCGCCGCCACAGCGATCCCGATCTTCATACCTGTATTTTGCCAAATCTTGGCCGGATTGGGGTCCACCCTTTCTCCGCCGTAGAGGGAAGCTTTTGCTGCTTGGCCGTTCATGTCCATCACCGTCACACTTTCTTGATTTCCGCCTGTCCGAGAATCCCGGTCGGTTTCACCAACAGGATGACGACCAGAAGGAGAAAAATGATGGGGTCCCGAAACATGCTGGACACATAAACACCCACGAAATTCTCTGAAATACCCAAGATCATGCCCCCGATCAGCGCACCGCTGAAACTGCCGATGCCGCCGATTACGGCTGCCGTAAAAGCGATGATGGTTCCTCGAAACCCCATGCTGATCGAAATGACATTATACGATGAGGAATACAAAACCCCTCCGATAACGCCCAATACACCTCCCAGAAAATAGACAATGGAAACCGTCCGGTTGATCGGAATTCCCATTAGGCTTGCAGTCGTCAAATCTTCGGATGCGCACAGTATGGCCTTGCCCATTTTGTGATGTTTGAGAAACAGATTGAAGAAAACGATAATGGCAACGGCAATGCCGAGGGTGACCAGGTTGGTCAATGATATGGTAAGCCCCAAAATCGAAAAGGAATGAGAGGGGAAGAGGGAAGGAAAGGGAAGGACCTGGTTTCCCCATTTGAGTTCCGACAGGTTTTGAATGATATAAGCCGCACCCAAGGCCGTGATCATGGAAATCATGCGATTCTGGGCGGCCCGAAGCCTTCGATAGGCTACAAACTCCACCAGCGCAGCCAAGGCCCCTCCGGCAAGGACGGATCCGAGGACGGCAAAAAGCGGTGAAACATGATGGGCGCTCAGCAAAGTCCAGGCCAGAAGCGTTCCAAAGATATACACATCTCCATGGGCAAAATTCATCAGGCGAAGGATGCCATAGACCATGCTGTACCCCATGGTGACCAGGGTATAAATGGCACCTACCATGATTCCCACCATCAATACATTCCAGAACATGATCTTCTCCTCGGAAACGCGGTACCTATTGGAACCTCATCGCAAATTCC is drawn from Desulfatirhabdium butyrativorans DSM 18734 and contains these coding sequences:
- a CDS encoding NAD(P)/FAD-dependent oxidoreductase, which codes for MNDRLRELGLWAETAPPLPNLQPLQGQASCDVAVIGGGFTGVSAALHLAEAGVQVTLLEARRIGYGGSGRNVGLVNAGLWVLPDDVVKALGPDYGERLNTTLGGSPDLVFRLIERYAIECEALRNGTLHCAHSPAGYRYLREREAQWGKRGAPVKLLSREDATSRIGSKAYHGALLDLRAGTVQPLAYVHGLARAAVQEGAKLYIESPVIGISRNQGKWHLQTPAGTLQARAVIMATNAYIDRVKPEFKHVFIPFNYFQFATQPLDETVLKTVLPDRNGIWDTNTVLSSMRLDRTGRLVVGSVGTVDGFAYGLHENWARRMLRTVFPQIGPVRFDYAWHGVIAMTRNHMPRYYRLGPDFVMVMSYNGRGIGPGTIFGKILAEVVQKDSDAVMPLPVTEPKPIFLRKFWEWFYETGARLYHGLQKRIIP
- a CDS encoding ABC transporter substrate-binding protein, producing the protein MKQKWGKILLAVVLMLGMAFTGYAKDGIDATKKIIRIAGYDACTGKYGDYGMGDRRGQEIAVEEINRNGGIQAGPLKGYKLSLEFFDDRGDPKESANIAKKVAAGDFLVALGPTMSSCALAATPVYARGGVANIITYSNANTITEQGFDNLLRLTYTTGAIAKYMAEQIKDTFKKSSVAVISENQDYGQQLLKYFRTSAKELGIGIVEESVITPGQDLDFNAVLMKSKAANPGMLVLFVTYNEAGMLVKQTRQMGWDVPIYVPDAMTEPKFFELAGDVKDVYIQLSPTIDIEKPAAKALKEEWNKKYSGFPPLAAIYGYDAVKVVVAVIEKGATDRKSFIKLMKTVQVEGVGNPLYAFDARGESKAPPFVTMAAAEYAKNLKK
- a CDS encoding ABC transporter ATP-binding protein, which gives rise to MLEVKDLHSGYGKINVLRDVSFGVDAGEMVAIIGANGAGKTTLLKTISGVIRPSQGEIRFEGKPITRLPPEKIVRAGIAHVPEGRRVFAKATVQTNLEMGAFLRKDKAGIKRDIEKYYELFPILGERSNQLAGTLSGGEQQMLAIARGLMAQPRLLLLDEPSMGLAPFLVNEIMRVISRLHQEGIAILLIEQNVKKALTITQRACVMELGRIVLEGQSCELMHSDQVRKCYLGEH
- a CDS encoding ABC transporter ATP-binding protein, with translation MSLLKTMQVRKRFGGVYAVNDVSLEIQPGEILGMIGPNGSGKSTFVNLLTGIYAPDSGSIVFRDESIGGLPTHVVTKKGISRTFQNLRVFSNISVLDNILIGRHCRISNSLLDVYLRPFVAARREKEAAQRGMEILEMVGLAHRSKELVKNLPYGEQRLIEICRALASDPILLLLDEPCAGMNPVEMDILAEFVVQLQSQGYTIFIIEHNMRFIMSLAQRIVVLDAGTKFREGTPAEIQADEAVQRIYLGEEDDLACLK
- a CDS encoding branched-chain amino acid ABC transporter permease, with product MNGQAAKASLYGGERVDPNPAKIWQNTGMKIGIAVAAVCLAISLPQWMTDNYILGLINFMAIFGICCMGLNLILGYTGLLSLGHAAFYGIGAYTTAILMTRHGFGFLPALAISGLITLGVALILGFPIRNIRGDYFCLLTIAFGEIFRLVAQAWIPFTGGAMGIVGIPIPKIFGYALTTEMDFYYLALGLLFFTYVTLSLLVRTKCGRALIAIREDELAAQAMGINTPMYMVLAFSIGSLYAGLAGSLLAVYQTTVTPSNFRIEESCLMIIMVIVGGMGRLWAPLIGVIVMTLATEFFRPFAEYRMLIIGAMMILLLLFRPQGVFGTSAFKG
- a CDS encoding branched-chain amino acid ABC transporter permease → MFWNVLMVGIMVGAIYTLVTMGYSMVYGILRLMNFAHGDVYIFGTLLAWTLLSAHHVSPLFAVLGSVLAGGALAALVEFVAYRRLRAAQNRMISMITALGAAYIIQNLSELKWGNQVLPFPSLFPSHSFSILGLTISLTNLVTLGIAVAIIVFFNLFLKHHKMGKAILCASEDLTTASLMGIPINRTVSIVYFLGGVLGVIGGVLYSSSYNVISISMGFRGTIIAFTAAVIGGIGSFSGALIGGMILGISENFVGVYVSSMFRDPIIFLLLVVILLVKPTGILGQAEIKKV